From Candidatus Amoebophilus asiaticus 5a2, the proteins below share one genomic window:
- a CDS encoding YifB family Mg chelatase-like AAA ATPase: MITSTFGGAVYGVSASLISIEVNIVQGTHLYMVGLPDNAIKESQHRIESVLKHIGCEMPRQRVIVNLAPADIRKEGAAYDLPIALCILQASKQYALRQLGEYVIMGELALDGTLRSIKGALPIAIEARAKKFKGFVLPQENAHEAAIVNNLDIIPVKNIQETLAFFSGSQHIEPLTIDTREIFAEKVQSYALDFADVQGQENIKRALEIAAAGGHNVIMVGPPGAGKTMLAKRIPSILPSFNLHEALETTKVYSVVGKLGKQGTLMTSRPFRSPHHTISDVALVGGGTIPQPGEISLAHNGVLFLDELPEFKRSVLEVMRQPLEERKVTVARAKISVDFPANFMLIASMNPCPCGYYNHPSKECVCPPSAVQRYLNKVSGPLLDRIDLHIEVTPVPFDEMTAKRKVEDSAAIQARVIEARNIQQERFKKHSGIYTNAMMPSAMVKDICCISKLGQNLLKTAMERLGLSARAYDRILKVSRTIADLANSETIGENHLAEAIHYRSLDRQTWGS, translated from the coding sequence ATGATAACAAGCACTTTTGGTGGCGCTGTATATGGAGTTAGCGCTTCTCTAATATCTATAGAAGTCAATATAGTTCAAGGGACTCACCTCTATATGGTTGGGCTGCCTGACAATGCTATTAAAGAAAGTCAACATCGGATAGAATCTGTTCTTAAACATATAGGTTGTGAAATGCCTCGCCAGCGTGTAATTGTTAACTTAGCTCCTGCAGACATTCGCAAAGAAGGAGCCGCTTATGATTTACCGATTGCCCTATGTATTTTACAAGCTTCCAAACAATATGCCCTTCGTCAATTAGGGGAGTATGTAATAATGGGTGAACTTGCTTTAGATGGTACTTTGCGTTCCATTAAAGGAGCATTGCCAATTGCTATAGAAGCACGTGCTAAAAAATTTAAAGGATTTGTACTACCGCAAGAAAATGCGCACGAAGCTGCTATTGTCAATAACCTAGACATTATACCGGTCAAAAATATCCAAGAGACCTTAGCTTTCTTTTCTGGAAGCCAACATATAGAACCGCTGACAATAGATACTAGAGAAATATTTGCTGAAAAAGTACAAAGTTATGCTTTAGACTTTGCAGACGTACAAGGGCAAGAGAATATAAAAAGAGCTTTGGAAATTGCGGCTGCAGGTGGACATAATGTTATTATGGTAGGCCCTCCTGGTGCTGGCAAAACTATGCTAGCTAAGCGTATCCCCTCTATTTTGCCCAGCTTTAACTTACATGAAGCTTTAGAAACTACCAAAGTATACTCTGTGGTAGGGAAGCTAGGCAAACAAGGTACACTTATGACAAGCAGACCCTTCCGCTCTCCTCATCATACTATCAGTGACGTGGCTCTAGTAGGTGGTGGCACAATACCACAGCCAGGCGAAATCTCTTTAGCACACAATGGTGTATTATTTTTAGATGAATTGCCTGAGTTCAAAAGAAGCGTGCTAGAAGTCATGCGGCAACCTTTAGAAGAAAGAAAAGTAACAGTGGCCCGTGCTAAAATATCAGTTGACTTTCCTGCTAATTTTATGCTCATTGCTAGTATGAATCCATGCCCCTGTGGATATTATAACCATCCTAGTAAAGAATGTGTATGTCCCCCATCAGCCGTACAACGTTATTTAAATAAGGTTAGTGGGCCTTTATTAGATAGAATTGACTTACATATAGAAGTTACTCCTGTACCTTTTGATGAGATGACTGCCAAACGAAAGGTAGAGGATAGTGCTGCTATACAAGCTAGAGTAATCGAGGCCAGAAATATACAACAAGAGCGTTTCAAAAAACATAGTGGCATCTATACGAATGCTATGATGCCTTCGGCCATGGTAAAAGATATTTGTTGTATTTCTAAGTTAGGACAAAATCTGCTTAAGACAGCCATGGAAAGACTGGGACTCTCTGCTAGAGCGTATGATAGAATACTTAAAGTATCACGTACTATTGCAGATCTAGCCAATAGCGAAACTATTGGAGAAAACCACTTAGCCGAAGCTATACATTATAGAAGCTTAGATAGACAAACCTGGGGCAGCTAA
- a CDS encoding DUF2851 family protein yields the protein MKIQEEYLHYIWKFQYFDKQNLTTCQGEKLIILSPGISNDHAGPDFLNAHVILNDISWHGHIELHVEASAWQAHKHHLDPAYENVILHVVWDNDKTIQHKDNTILPTLSLKNRTSPTLLQQYQELIQVPRTIPCENQIHQVADIVKTSMLDKALFQRLTNKNSLVYQLLANNQGDWEETAYQLLAYNFGFKINSAAMLELSLTLPLKIIKKHRNQPLQLEALLLGQAGLLTTNNKEIPDSYRASLVQEYTYLSHKYQLNTAKLSKIHWKFFRLRPANFPTIRISQLAQILHQQEHLLDWLIHTRPEILRNELCIIQSSYWQQHYTFEKSSTRKVPGLGVSSIENIFINTVVPLLVAYGKSHDQSSYIDGAIALLQSLPPEHNNITHKWKKLGMQVENAFDSQALIELFNNFCTQKKCLNCNIGITLLKAPLTSK from the coding sequence ATGAAAATACAAGAAGAGTATTTACACTATATTTGGAAGTTTCAATATTTTGACAAACAGAATCTAACTACTTGCCAAGGTGAGAAACTAATCATTCTTTCGCCAGGTATAAGTAACGACCATGCAGGACCTGACTTTTTAAATGCGCATGTTATACTTAATGATATTAGCTGGCATGGTCATATAGAATTACATGTAGAAGCCTCTGCTTGGCAAGCGCATAAACATCATTTAGATCCAGCCTACGAAAATGTTATTTTGCATGTAGTTTGGGATAATGACAAAACTATTCAACATAAAGATAACACCATATTACCTACCTTAAGCTTGAAAAACAGGACTTCACCTACCCTCTTACAACAATATCAAGAGCTAATTCAAGTACCAAGAACCATACCATGTGAAAATCAAATACACCAAGTAGCAGATATTGTAAAAACCTCTATGTTAGATAAAGCACTTTTTCAAAGGCTTACTAATAAGAACTCGCTTGTATACCAGCTATTAGCTAATAACCAAGGAGATTGGGAAGAAACAGCCTACCAACTGTTAGCTTATAACTTTGGCTTCAAGATTAATAGTGCTGCTATGTTAGAGTTAAGCTTAACTTTACCACTAAAAATAATTAAGAAACATAGAAACCAGCCTTTACAGCTTGAAGCATTACTGTTAGGACAGGCTGGCCTTTTGACCACCAACAATAAAGAAATCCCAGATAGCTATAGAGCTAGTCTAGTCCAAGAATATACTTATTTATCACATAAGTATCAGCTTAATACAGCAAAACTCAGTAAAATACATTGGAAGTTCTTTAGACTCCGTCCAGCCAACTTTCCTACCATACGTATATCCCAGTTAGCACAAATACTACACCAACAAGAGCATCTACTTGATTGGTTAATACATACACGCCCAGAGATATTAAGGAACGAACTATGCATTATACAATCTAGCTACTGGCAACAACACTATACTTTTGAAAAATCAAGTACAAGAAAAGTACCAGGCCTAGGTGTAAGCAGTATTGAAAATATTTTTATTAATACCGTCGTACCTTTGTTAGTAGCCTATGGAAAATCACATGATCAGTCTTCTTATATTGATGGAGCTATAGCATTACTTCAAAGCTTACCACCTGAACATAATAACATAACTCATAAATGGAAAAAGTTAGGTATGCAAGTAGAGAATGCTTTTGATTCACAAGCACTTATAGAACTTTTTAATAACTTTTGTACTCAAAAGAAATGTTTAAATTGTAACATAGGGATAACACTTTTAAAAGCCCCATTAACTAGTAAGTAA
- a CDS encoding M42 family metallopeptidase, whose protein sequence is MQLNLPLFKKVSETPGAPGFEQRIRQLIIEEIRTFVDHVEVDHMGNLIAVKYGVQQPSHEKKVMVAAHMDELGLIVKYIDQEGFIRFHTLGGFDPRSLIGQRVIIHGKQDLVGVIGIKAIHFMTEEERKRPLEISDLYIDIGRTQQQAATYISIGDSITRERSLIELGNCITGKSLDNRTGVFVLIEALRTLQEVPYDVYAVFTVQEEVGLRGAQVAAHHIEPYFSLALDTSTSLDVPNVQPHDRVARLGDGAGIKIMDGHTICDCRMVDYLKTIATQHNIAWQTDIKAVGGTDTAPLQRMPKKGSIAGALSIPIRYAHQVVEVVHQADAISAIQLLQQALVGLDTYSWEQV, encoded by the coding sequence ATGCAACTTAATCTACCATTATTTAAAAAAGTCAGTGAAACACCCGGTGCTCCCGGATTTGAGCAGCGTATTCGCCAACTAATTATAGAGGAAATAAGAACTTTTGTAGACCATGTAGAGGTTGACCATATGGGTAATCTTATTGCTGTAAAATATGGTGTTCAGCAACCAAGCCATGAAAAGAAAGTAATGGTAGCAGCACATATGGATGAGTTGGGGCTGATAGTTAAATACATAGACCAAGAAGGTTTTATTAGGTTTCATACATTAGGTGGATTTGATCCTAGAAGTCTTATTGGTCAGCGGGTGATCATACATGGTAAGCAAGATTTGGTAGGCGTCATCGGCATAAAAGCCATACATTTTATGACAGAAGAAGAAAGGAAACGCCCACTCGAAATTAGTGATTTATACATTGACATAGGTAGAACGCAACAACAGGCTGCGACCTATATATCTATAGGTGATTCTATTACACGCGAAAGAAGCTTGATAGAGTTAGGTAATTGTATTACTGGCAAGTCGCTAGATAATCGAACAGGTGTATTTGTGCTTATAGAAGCACTACGTACCCTACAAGAAGTACCTTATGATGTTTATGCTGTTTTTACAGTGCAAGAGGAAGTGGGCCTACGAGGTGCACAAGTGGCTGCACATCATATTGAGCCTTATTTTAGCTTGGCATTAGATACCAGTACTTCATTAGATGTGCCTAATGTGCAACCCCATGATAGGGTCGCTAGATTAGGTGATGGGGCAGGAATTAAAATTATGGATGGCCATACCATATGTGACTGTCGAATGGTAGACTATCTGAAGACAATAGCAACTCAACATAATATTGCTTGGCAAACAGATATTAAAGCAGTAGGAGGAACTGATACTGCTCCCTTGCAACGTATGCCTAAAAAAGGATCTATTGCAGGAGCCTTAAGTATTCCTATACGCTATGCTCACCAAGTGGTAGAAGTAGTACATCAAGCCGATGCAATATCTGCTATACAGCTTTTACAACAAGCTTTAGTTGGCTTAGATACTTATAGTTGGGAGCAAGTTTAG
- the rimM gene encoding ribosome maturation factor RimM (Essential for efficient processing of 16S rRNA) — protein sequence MNKNCVEVGKITQARGLKGCVVARIEPILESFDPINYIFIKIGHTLVPYQVEEITGQAQQVFIKFQHISDRDSVRELIGSSIWLSQEILDKLVVQEEPYIDIIGYQVTDKYQGELGIIKDIEQFPLHVCLVVDYLDKELLIPYEPALIQDLDHEQKKIIVELPMGFLEAMGCK from the coding sequence ATGAATAAAAATTGTGTTGAAGTAGGTAAAATTACACAAGCTCGAGGCCTTAAAGGGTGCGTAGTAGCTCGGATAGAACCAATATTAGAATCCTTTGATCCTATCAATTACATTTTTATAAAAATAGGCCATACGCTTGTACCTTATCAAGTAGAAGAAATTACAGGCCAAGCACAGCAGGTATTTATAAAATTCCAACATATCAGCGACCGAGATAGTGTTCGTGAGTTAATTGGGTCAAGTATCTGGCTATCACAAGAAATTTTAGATAAACTTGTAGTCCAAGAAGAACCTTACATAGATATAATAGGATACCAGGTAACAGACAAGTACCAAGGAGAATTAGGTATTATTAAAGATATTGAACAGTTCCCACTACACGTGTGCTTAGTTGTCGATTATTTAGATAAAGAATTACTAATTCCATATGAACCGGCCTTAATCCAAGATTTAGATCATGAACAGAAAAAAATTATAGTTGAGTTACCTATGGGTTTCTTAGAAGCCATGGGATGTAAATAA
- a CDS encoding UDP-N-acetylmuramoyl-L-alanyl-D-glutamate--2,6-diaminopimelate ligase has product MILQELLNKVSVQQIIGDTNLPIKSICLDSREAEKDSLFIALPGSQVDGHQYIADAIALGSKAIICEKYPEHLATHVTYIQVSNVTQALGTIASNFYKNPSTKLKLVAVTGTSGKTSTVHLLYRLFRQLGYSVGMLSTIHNQINDQAFPSTLTTPNAIDINKALAQMVTAGCQFCFMEASSHAIVQNRLAGLELAGALFLNISHDHLDYHLTFDAYIQAKKKLFDELTANAFVLYNIDDKRGKIMIQNTRATTYSMAIQRPADFTAQVLANTWQGLELRIGGQNVWFQLLGTFNASNLLAAYATACLLGQPSQDILVALSSIKPITGRFQHIHTPKKPDVIIDYAHKPEALEKILLSIQQIRESAKQQGKIITIIGCGGNRDTQKRPMMARIAYKLSDQLILTSDNPRYEDPKAIIEEMKQGLRSAEQLKTITIIDRAEAIQAAYQMAQPADIILIAGKGHENYQEIAGIKYPLSDEEIVSKLMAV; this is encoded by the coding sequence ATTATACTACAAGAGTTACTAAATAAGGTTTCTGTACAACAAATTATAGGAGATACCAATCTACCTATTAAAAGTATCTGTTTAGATTCAAGAGAGGCAGAAAAAGACAGCTTATTTATAGCTTTACCGGGCAGTCAAGTAGATGGACATCAATATATAGCCGATGCTATTGCCTTAGGTAGTAAGGCTATTATATGTGAAAAATACCCCGAGCACCTAGCAACTCATGTAACATACATCCAAGTGTCTAACGTTACACAAGCTTTAGGCACTATAGCCAGCAATTTTTATAAAAATCCTTCTACAAAACTAAAGTTAGTAGCTGTTACAGGTACCAGTGGAAAAACCAGTACTGTACACTTATTATATAGACTTTTTAGACAGCTAGGTTATAGTGTGGGTATGCTTTCTACCATACATAACCAAATAAACGACCAAGCTTTTCCTAGTACACTTACTACACCCAATGCCATTGATATTAATAAGGCATTGGCACAAATGGTAACAGCAGGCTGCCAATTCTGCTTTATGGAAGCTAGCTCACATGCCATCGTGCAAAACAGATTAGCTGGCTTAGAATTAGCAGGAGCTTTGTTCTTAAATATTAGCCACGATCACTTAGATTACCATCTCACCTTTGACGCTTATATACAAGCAAAAAAGAAACTGTTTGATGAACTTACTGCAAACGCATTTGTGCTTTATAATATAGATGATAAACGAGGTAAAATTATGATACAAAACACTCGTGCCACCACCTATAGCATGGCTATACAACGCCCTGCAGATTTTACAGCACAAGTTCTTGCTAATACCTGGCAAGGACTAGAATTACGTATAGGTGGCCAAAACGTTTGGTTTCAATTACTGGGTACTTTTAATGCTTCTAACTTGCTAGCTGCTTATGCTACTGCATGCCTACTAGGCCAACCTAGTCAAGATATACTAGTTGCTTTATCGTCCATAAAACCCATTACAGGTAGGTTCCAGCATATCCATACACCTAAAAAACCAGATGTTATTATAGATTATGCACATAAGCCAGAGGCCCTTGAAAAAATACTACTTTCTATTCAACAAATTCGGGAAAGTGCAAAACAGCAAGGTAAGATCATTACTATAATAGGCTGCGGAGGCAATAGGGATACCCAGAAAAGACCTATGATGGCAAGAATAGCATATAAACTCAGCGACCAACTTATTTTAACTTCAGATAATCCCCGTTATGAGGATCCAAAAGCTATTATAGAAGAGATGAAACAAGGTTTAAGATCTGCTGAACAACTTAAAACTATAACCATAATAGACCGTGCCGAAGCTATTCAAGCTGCCTACCAAATGGCTCAACCAGCTGATATTATACTTATAGCTGGTAAAGGACATGAAAATTATCAGGAAATAGCAGGGATAAAATATCCTTTAAGCGACGAAGAAATTGTGAGTAAACTTATGGCAGTTTAA
- a CDS encoding penicillin-binding protein, producing the protein MDAKQTILLRTRIAFLGLFVFAVAVVAKLIHIQFVQGKKWTKLAQVATLEYRPIQPSRGNIYAQDGNLLATSLPFYKVAIDPCIADNELFESNIKLLSTLLAEFYQDKPAQAYYELLCEARRNRKRYLLLNNKQITHHDKRKMSEWPIFREGRFRGGVIFEKTEKRFKPFRELAARTLGFVNKNGNGVGLECSFDQILRGVEGGAVYQKLTGGSWKMIQSSNTKKPINGYDLITTLDINLQDVAHTSLLKVLQQSQANYGAVVVMEVATGEIKAMVNLGSVAPGQYQEIYNYAAGSQGTTEPGSIFKLVSMLALLEESNLELTDTVDTGEGKYKFHNLTMSDVKRGGHGIITVQEAFEQSSNIGIAKLIDNTFSEKPQKFIDYIRQLGLDKPLGIQLQGEGIPFIKHPKHRAWTKVTLPWMSMGYEVKLAPLQLLTVYNAIANQGKMLKPILVKEIRYANRTIETYTSTVLNKKICSDQTLKKLQTMLEGVVERGTAKKFKHGFYKIAGKSGTSNKIKNGKYSDATYASFVGYFPADKPRYSCIVVIDDPQGTEYHYGGQVAAPVVKEIANKLSAKDLVSAPYIRPIHSTEWHTPLPKFRVAYKDDWQVTIQTLGINFPSPLNSDEWLQVIQQEEETIWKPYSNFSTSQVPRVVGMPLRDALFLLESRGLQVTLQGYTDGYVKAQSLTPGTQVKPGQTITLELN; encoded by the coding sequence ATGGATGCTAAGCAAACCATTCTTCTTCGTACAAGAATCGCTTTTTTAGGCTTATTTGTCTTTGCCGTAGCCGTAGTGGCAAAACTCATACACATACAATTTGTGCAAGGTAAAAAGTGGACAAAGTTAGCTCAGGTAGCTACGCTAGAGTATAGGCCTATCCAACCTAGCCGAGGGAATATTTATGCACAAGATGGAAACCTTTTAGCCACATCATTACCATTCTATAAAGTTGCTATAGACCCCTGTATTGCTGATAATGAGCTTTTTGAATCTAATATAAAATTGCTTAGTACACTTTTAGCAGAATTCTATCAAGACAAGCCTGCACAAGCTTATTACGAACTTCTTTGTGAGGCCCGCCGAAACAGAAAAAGATATCTTTTGCTAAATAACAAGCAAATTACCCATCATGACAAAAGAAAAATGAGTGAATGGCCTATTTTCCGAGAGGGTCGATTTCGTGGTGGCGTAATTTTTGAAAAAACAGAAAAACGGTTTAAACCTTTCCGTGAATTAGCTGCTAGAACACTAGGGTTTGTTAATAAGAATGGGAATGGTGTAGGTTTAGAATGTAGCTTTGACCAAATCTTACGAGGCGTAGAAGGTGGAGCTGTATATCAAAAACTGACAGGGGGTAGTTGGAAAATGATTCAAAGCAGCAACACTAAAAAACCTATTAATGGATATGACCTAATAACAACACTAGATATTAACTTACAGGATGTTGCACACACTAGTCTGTTAAAAGTTTTACAGCAAAGCCAGGCTAATTATGGGGCTGTAGTAGTTATGGAAGTAGCTACTGGTGAAATAAAGGCAATGGTTAATTTGGGCAGCGTAGCACCTGGCCAATACCAAGAAATTTACAACTACGCGGCAGGAAGCCAAGGAACAACAGAACCTGGTTCTATTTTTAAACTTGTTTCTATGCTAGCACTCTTAGAAGAAAGCAATCTAGAGCTTACAGATACAGTGGACACGGGCGAGGGGAAATATAAATTTCATAATCTTACTATGAGCGATGTTAAGCGAGGTGGGCATGGTATTATTACCGTTCAAGAAGCTTTTGAGCAATCTTCTAATATTGGTATAGCGAAACTAATAGATAATACTTTTAGTGAAAAACCACAAAAATTTATTGATTACATTCGCCAACTAGGACTTGATAAACCTCTGGGTATTCAACTGCAAGGAGAAGGAATACCCTTTATCAAACACCCTAAACACCGAGCATGGACCAAAGTAACGCTTCCTTGGATGTCCATGGGCTATGAAGTAAAGTTAGCTCCTTTGCAATTACTTACCGTATATAATGCCATAGCTAATCAAGGAAAAATGCTTAAGCCCATCCTTGTTAAAGAAATCAGATATGCCAATAGAACTATAGAAACTTACACAAGCACTGTACTTAACAAAAAAATATGTTCAGACCAGACATTAAAAAAGCTACAAACCATGCTGGAAGGTGTAGTAGAACGAGGAACTGCTAAGAAGTTCAAACATGGATTTTATAAAATAGCTGGTAAATCAGGTACTTCTAATAAAATTAAAAATGGTAAATATAGCGACGCCACTTATGCTTCCTTTGTGGGTTATTTCCCAGCAGACAAACCAAGATATAGCTGTATTGTAGTTATTGATGACCCCCAGGGGACAGAATATCATTATGGTGGGCAAGTGGCTGCTCCTGTTGTAAAAGAAATTGCTAACAAATTATCTGCTAAAGATTTAGTCTCAGCACCCTATATTAGACCAATTCATTCTACTGAGTGGCATACACCGCTTCCTAAGTTTAGGGTAGCTTATAAAGATGATTGGCAAGTCACTATACAAACACTTGGCATAAACTTTCCTTCCCCACTCAATAGTGATGAATGGCTGCAAGTTATACAACAAGAAGAAGAAACGATATGGAAGCCTTATAGTAATTTTTCTACATCGCAGGTACCCAGGGTAGTAGGTATGCCACTAAGAGATGCGCTATTCCTATTAGAAAGTCGAGGATTACAAGTAACCCTACAAGGTTATACAGATGGGTATGTTAAAGCACAATCCCTAACTCCTGGCACCCAAGTGAAGCCAGGACAGACCATTACTTTAGAATTAAATTAA
- a CDS encoding FtsL-like putative cell division protein, translating to MAKNAYKARKKKSGLFAYLERSLPFERLFMDGLPSRYIPVIAYSFLLGLIYVGNTHYYERTARKVDKLEQDIGALRMEFTSLKSSYMLDSKQSVVAQRVAPLGIHESNQPPFKIKLNQ from the coding sequence ATGGCAAAAAATGCATACAAAGCTAGAAAAAAGAAATCGGGCCTCTTTGCTTATTTAGAAAGAAGCCTACCATTTGAGCGCCTATTTATGGATGGCTTACCAAGTCGATATATACCGGTTATAGCCTATAGTTTTCTATTAGGTCTAATTTATGTAGGAAATACACATTATTATGAGCGTACGGCCCGCAAAGTGGATAAGTTAGAACAAGACATAGGAGCTTTACGTATGGAATTTACTTCACTTAAATCAAGCTACATGTTAGACAGTAAACAGTCTGTTGTAGCACAGCGTGTTGCACCGCTGGGTATTCATGAATCTAATCAGCCACCATTTAAAATAAAATTAAACCAATAA